Proteins encoded within one genomic window of Anopheles gambiae chromosome 3, idAnoGambNW_F1_1, whole genome shotgun sequence:
- the LOC1270695 gene encoding leucine-rich repeat neuronal protein 3, translated as MVPLKANSRVIIYSSTLVLLVFLQQVYTFCPSICTCEGDPNVRTWCIGAGLDVVPIQLNPDVRYINLTANRITNVHFTLTFYYKLEVLDLAGNRIEALGSRNFDTQQALRTLNLSDNAIVSIPKDAFRGLQRLQTLKLCGNRIDTIHPAAFHDLRNLIELDLEGNALTSLEPSTLRHLYSLEVLSFQNNQLLEVPYERNLEHLGQRLQLLDLSVNLLEYIANDSFVALRELRTLRLGGNILTELDYGAFHGLSGLKALDIVDNNLTVVPTLQLSKLCNLTYLSLSGNYFESLPAVAFLNLFQLQQLHLDRLDRLQRIDARAFVDNAALRILTLDDNPSFASLPLRLFHSNPNLAEISMRRNALIRLDAVHFPLDRLHRLELGGNPLVCNCSLLWLWRLTTGYGLHEAGDFQLIVPAAAAAAALITAAQPEEQQEQAESLLPPRSHHGPLYVDRDEIGCDRVEDGRRTRHLLRAMTESDIDCPTHLVTVISAVLSILLVLATGASVLYVLRLSKRRKQLLADEDDPRRRSGVTELIVPQKVDKLELERYLAQQQSLVHEYRTLRAPWELPLPVKEDLKYGSVAATGRDLSGANSGHSTTDHYETLDYYQHQHQQQQQQQQQQQKRTTLSRPHIVFV; from the exons ATGGTGCCGCTAAAGGCAAACAGTCGCGTCATCATCTACTCGTCCACGctcgtgctgctggtgtttcTGCAGCAGGTGTACACGTTCTGCCCGTCGATATGTACCTGCGAGGGCGACCCGAACGTGCGGACGTGGTGCATCGGGGCCGGGCTGGACGTCGTCCCGATCCAGCTCAATCCGGACGTGCGCTACATCAACCTGACCGCGAACCGGATCACCAACGTGCACTTTACGCTCACCTTCTACTACAAGCTGGAGGTGCTCGATCTGGCCGGCAACCGGATCGAGGCGCTCGGGTCGCGCAACTTCGACACGCAGCAGGCGCTGCGTACGCTCAATCTCAGCGATAATGCGATCGTCTCCATACCGAAGGATGCGTTCCGGGGGTTGCAGCGGCTGCAAACGCTCAAGCTGTGCGGCAATCGCATCGACACGATACACCCGGCCGCCTTTCACGATCTGCGCAATCTGATCGAGCTGGATCTGGAGGGCAACGCGCTGACCAGCCTGGAGCCGAGCACGCTGCGCCACCTGTACTCGCTCGAGGTGCTTTCGTTTCAGAACAATCAGCTGCTCGAGGTGCCGTACGAGCGGAACCTGGAGCATCTGGGGCAGCGGCTGCAGCTGCTCGACCTTTCCGTCAACCTGCTCGAGTACATCGCGAACGATAGCTTCGTGGCGTTGCGGGAGCTGCGTACGCTCCGGCTCGGCGGCAACATACTAACCGAGCTGGACTATGGGGCGTTCCACGGGCTCAGCGGACTGAAGGCGCTCGACATCGTTGACAATAATCTTACA GTTGTGCCAACACTGCAATTATCAAAATTGTGTAATTTAACGTATTTATCGCTGAGCGGAAACTACTTCGAAAGTCTGCCGGCGGTCGCATTTCTGAACCTGttccagctgcagcagctccacCTCGACCGGCTCGATCGGCTGCAGCGCATCGATGCGAG AGCGTTCGTGGACAATGCGGCCCTGCGGATTCTCACCCTGGACGATAATCCATCATTTGCGAGCTTACCGCTGCGACTGTTTCACAGCAACCCGAACCTGGCCGAGATTTCGATGCGCCGCAACGCGCTGATCCGGCTCGACGCCGTACACTTCCCGCTCGACCGGCTGCACCGACTCGAGCTCGGGGGCAACCCGCTCGTCTGCAACTGCTCCCTGCTGTGGCTGTGGCGGCTTACGACCGGCTACGGCCTACACGAGGCCGGCGACTTTCAGCTGATTGtgccggcggcggcagcggccgcaGCACTCATTACCGCCGCCCAGCCGgaggagcagcaggagcaggcgGAGAGTCTGCTGCCGCCACGATCACACCACGGCCCGCTGTACGTCGATCGGGACGAGATCGGGTGCGATCGGGTGGAGGATGGCCGGCGGACGCGCCATCTGCTGCGCGCGATGACCGAAAGCGACATCGACTGTCCGACCCATCTGGTGACGGTGATTAGTGCGGTGCTGAGCATTCTGCTCGTACTGGCGACCGGTGCCAGCGTGCTGTACGTGTTGCGGTTGTCGAAGCGCCGCAAGCAGCTGCTCGCCGATGAGGACGATCCACGGCGCCGGTCCGGCGTTACGGAGCTGATCGTACCGCAGAAGGTGGACAAGCTGGAGCTGGAGCGCTACCTAGCCCAGCAGCAGTCGCTGGTGCACGAGTACCGTACGCTGCGGGCACCCTGGGAGCTTCCACTGCCGGTAAAGGAGGACCTGAAGTATGGGAGTGTGGCGGCAACGGGTCGCGATCTGAGCGGTGCGAATAGTGGGCACTCTACCACGGACCACTACGAAACGCTCGACTACTACCAgcatcaacaccaacagcagcagcagcaacagcagcagcagcaaaagcgaaCCACTCTCTCCCGTCCACACATCGTTTTCGTATGA
- the LOC133392805 gene encoding fibrinogen-like protein 1, which translates to MLAQQTACTAQPTVQTTYQLSTPVRSCKEALPRISGRYLIQPFENETAFDGYCEQSRFGGGWLVMQQRYDGLLNFQRGWSEYVNGFGSVVGEFWLGLERVHRLTSGRSHELLVELEDFAGNYVYARYRQFEIGSGKDQDPAEEAGRLLGNG; encoded by the coding sequence ATGCTTGCCCAGCAGACAGCATGTACGGCCCAGCCCACTGTGCAGACCACCTACCAGTTGTCTACTCCCGTACGATCGTGCAAGGAAGCGTTGCCAAGGATATCGGGCAGGTATCTGATACAGCCGTTCGAAAACGAAACCGCGTTCGATGGGTACTGCGAGCAGAGCCGCTTTGGAGGAGGTTGGTTGGTGATGCAGCAGCGGTACGATGGGCTGCTAAACTTTCAGCGTGGCTGGAGTGAGTACGTGAATGGGTTCGGAAGCGTGGTGGGTGAGTTTTGGCTCGGTTTGGAGCGCGTGCATCGTCTGACGTCGGGCCGATCGCACGAGCTGCTGGTGGAGCTGGAAGATTTCGCCGGCAATTACGTGTACGCACGGTACAGACAGTTCGAGATTGGCAGTGGGAAGGACCAGGACCCCGCTGAAGAAGCTGGAAGATTACTCGGGAACGGCTAG